In Pseudomonadota bacterium, the following proteins share a genomic window:
- the gap gene encoding type I glyceraldehyde-3-phosphate dehydrogenase, with amino-acid sequence MTIRVAINGYGRIGRNILRAHYEGGKKHDIEIVAINDLGDAATNAHLTQYDTAHGRFPGEVSIDGDNLVVNGDKIKVVAERNPGALPWGELKVDVVLECTGFFTSKEKSSAHIQAGAKKVVISAPGGKDVDATIVYGVNHEVLTSKAEVISNASCTTNCLAPVVKVLNDAIGVVNGLMTTIHSYTNDQVLTDVYHEDLRRARSATMSMIPTKTGAAAAVGLVLPELNGKLDGFAIRVPTINVSVVDLSFIAKRVTSVEEVNQAIKDASKGTFKGILEYSDGPLVSIDFNHNPASSVFDATLTKVSEGALVKVCSWYDNEWGFSNRMLDTTVALMSAA; translated from the coding sequence ATGACGATACGTGTTGCGATTAATGGCTATGGTCGCATTGGAAGAAATATTCTTAGAGCGCATTATGAGGGAGGCAAGAAGCATGATATTGAGATTGTCGCGATTAATGATCTTGGCGACGCAGCAACTAACGCGCATTTGACTCAATATGACACGGCTCACGGTCGATTCCCTGGCGAAGTCTCTATTGATGGAGATAATCTTGTAGTTAATGGAGATAAAATTAAAGTTGTTGCCGAACGTAACCCCGGCGCTTTGCCCTGGGGCGAGCTAAAAGTCGATGTTGTTTTAGAGTGCACGGGTTTTTTTACTTCAAAAGAAAAGTCGAGTGCGCATATTCAGGCGGGAGCTAAAAAAGTGGTTATCTCTGCGCCTGGTGGTAAAGATGTTGACGCAACAATTGTTTATGGCGTCAATCATGAAGTGCTCACGTCTAAAGCAGAGGTGATATCGAATGCGTCTTGTACTACTAATTGTCTTGCTCCGGTTGTGAAGGTGCTTAACGATGCAATAGGAGTTGTTAACGGGCTGATGACGACTATTCACTCCTACACGAATGATCAGGTGTTAACGGATGTGTATCACGAGGATCTGCGTCGGGCGCGCTCAGCAACCATGTCAATGATCCCAACAAAAACGGGGGCTGCAGCGGCAGTTGGTTTAGTACTTCCTGAGCTTAATGGCAAGTTAGATGGCTTCGCGATACGCGTACCAACGATTAATGTTTCCGTAGTTGATTTGTCGTTCATCGCTAAACGAGTAACATCGGTAGAAGAGGTCAATCAAGCAATTAAAGATGCCTCAAAAGGGACATTTAAAGGAATTTTGGAATATAGCGATGGACCTTTAGTGTCTATAGATTTTAACCATAACCCCGCGTCATCTGTGTTTGATGCGACCTTAACGAAGGTTTCCGAGGGCGCGTTAGTTAAAGTGTGCTCTTGGTACGATAATGAGTGGGGCTTTTCTAATCGAATGCTTGATACAACCGTAGCATTGATGTCTGCCGCGTAA
- a CDS encoding phosphoglycerate kinase, whose protein sequence is MKFRTLDEVDLLGKRVLIRSDLNVPFNENHQISDDTRIVASLPAIQRAMAAGAAVMVVSHLGRPKPGTFQEEFSLLPVAKRLSDLLGTNVPLIKDWTSGVDVELGQVVLLENCRMNLGEIENDEKLSRKMAQLTDVFVNDAFGAAHRAHASTHGIARYVQTACAGPLIVKEVKALSQALLSPARPLVAIVGGSKVSTKLTVLLELAKKVDHLIPGGGIANTFLLAKGKNIGASLAEKDLVEQARAVIEQIESRGGKIPLPRDVVCATTFHQDAVATRKHVDDLNDNDLILDFGSETMAEIENIIKEAGTIVWNGPVGVFEFDQFSEGTKALSSAVSQSAAFSIAGGGDTIAAITKFGVTGKIDYISTAGGAFLEFLEGKALPALDILEQRAIAIK, encoded by the coding sequence ATGAAGTTCCGAACCTTGGATGAAGTTGATCTTTTGGGTAAGCGTGTTCTTATTCGTTCTGATTTAAATGTTCCTTTTAACGAAAATCATCAGATATCGGATGACACAAGAATTGTAGCTTCTCTGCCCGCCATTCAACGAGCGATGGCCGCTGGTGCCGCGGTTATGGTGGTATCTCATCTTGGCCGTCCTAAACCAGGGACATTTCAGGAAGAGTTTTCTCTCTTACCAGTTGCAAAACGTTTATCGGACCTGTTAGGCACAAACGTACCTCTCATCAAAGATTGGACATCGGGCGTAGATGTTGAGTTGGGACAGGTCGTCTTATTAGAAAACTGTCGAATGAATTTGGGAGAAATCGAGAATGATGAGAAGCTTTCTCGAAAAATGGCGCAATTGACGGATGTTTTTGTGAACGATGCTTTTGGCGCAGCGCACAGAGCACACGCGTCCACACATGGTATCGCACGATATGTTCAAACAGCTTGCGCGGGGCCGTTAATAGTTAAGGAGGTTAAAGCGCTCAGTCAAGCGCTTTTGTCACCGGCGAGGCCGCTAGTCGCGATTGTTGGAGGCTCCAAAGTATCGACGAAACTCACCGTACTCCTGGAGTTAGCGAAGAAAGTCGACCATCTAATTCCAGGCGGCGGAATTGCGAACACCTTTTTGTTAGCAAAAGGCAAAAATATAGGCGCTTCACTAGCAGAAAAAGATCTGGTTGAACAAGCAAGAGCCGTAATAGAGCAGATTGAGTCAAGGGGCGGGAAAATACCGTTACCCAGAGACGTAGTTTGTGCGACTACATTTCATCAGGATGCTGTTGCGACCAGAAAGCATGTGGATGATCTGAATGATAATGATTTGATCCTTGATTTTGGATCCGAGACGATGGCTGAAATTGAAAATATAATTAAGGAAGCTGGGACGATTGTTTGGAACGGGCCAGTCGGGGTTTTTGAATTCGATCAGTTTTCAGAGGGCACTAAGGCGTTGTCGAGCGCCGTCAGTCAGTCAGCAGCCTTTTCTATCGCGGGTGGGGGGGATACGATAGCAGCGATCACAAAATTTGGGGTGACTGGTAAAATCGACTATATATCGACCGCTGGAGGTGCCTTTTTAGAGTTCCTGGAGGGGAAAGCGTTGCCGGCGCTAGACATTCTTGAACAAAGAGCGATCGCGATAAAATAA
- the fba gene encoding fructose-bisphosphate aldolase class II (catalyzes the reversible aldol condensation of dihydroxyacetonephosphate and glyceraldehyde 3-phosphate in the Calvin cycle, glycolysis, and/or gluconeogenesis): MALVSMRQLLDHAAENNYGVPAFNVNNLEQVQAIMEAAYETSSPVIMQASAGARQYAGEPFLRHLILAAVEQYPDIPIVMHQDHGASPAACQRSIRSGFSSVMMDGSLEEDAKTPSSYEYNVAVTKHVVDMAHAVGVSVEGELGCLGSLETMQSDKEDGSGAEGTLTREMLLTDPEQAADFVAKTGVDALAIAIGTSHGAYKFTRKPTGDILAIDRIRAIHAKIPNTHLVMHGSSSVPQEWLQIIRDHGGEMKETYGVPVEEIQEGIKHGVRKINIDTDIRLAMTGAIRRAFNMNKGEFDPRKYLKPAKEAAKSICKARFEAFGTAGNAGKIKPISLDDIATIYDNS; this comes from the coding sequence ATGGCTTTAGTTTCTATGAGACAACTGCTTGATCATGCGGCCGAGAATAACTATGGAGTACCGGCGTTTAATGTAAACAATCTTGAACAAGTTCAAGCGATCATGGAGGCGGCGTATGAGACCTCAAGCCCGGTTATTATGCAAGCCTCTGCTGGCGCAAGGCAATATGCTGGGGAACCATTTCTTCGACATCTCATTTTAGCGGCTGTTGAGCAGTATCCAGATATTCCTATTGTCATGCACCAAGATCATGGCGCGTCTCCGGCGGCCTGCCAACGCTCTATTCGATCAGGATTTTCAAGTGTGATGATGGATGGTTCACTAGAGGAGGATGCTAAAACACCGTCTTCTTACGAATATAATGTGGCGGTTACTAAACATGTTGTTGATATGGCGCATGCCGTGGGCGTCTCGGTCGAAGGAGAGCTGGGTTGCTTAGGATCCCTTGAAACAATGCAGTCAGACAAAGAGGATGGGTCTGGTGCCGAAGGAACGTTAACGAGAGAAATGTTGTTAACTGATCCAGAGCAGGCTGCAGATTTTGTTGCGAAAACAGGAGTAGATGCGCTGGCTATCGCAATTGGCACATCACACGGGGCTTATAAATTTACACGCAAGCCAACGGGAGATATTTTGGCTATAGACCGTATTCGAGCGATACATGCGAAGATTCCTAATACGCACCTCGTGATGCACGGTTCGTCGAGTGTTCCGCAGGAGTGGCTACAGATAATTCGAGATCACGGGGGCGAGATGAAAGAAACTTATGGTGTGCCCGTAGAGGAGATTCAAGAGGGCATAAAACATGGTGTTCGTAAGATTAATATTGATACAGATATTCGTTTAGCGATGACTGGAGCAATTAGGCGAGCGTTTAATATGAATAAGGGTGAGTTTGATCCAAGGAAGTATCTCAAGCCGGCGAAAGAAGCGGCAAAGTCTATCTGTAAGGCACGATTTGAGGCTTTCGGCACTGCCGGCAATGCGGGGAAAATAAAGCCGATATCATTGGATGATATTGCTACTATTTATGACAATTCTTGA
- the purE gene encoding 5-(carboxyamino)imidazole ribonucleotide mutase, translating to MSKPRKSIKPIVGIIMGSASDWTVMKHASEILEAFDVSHETRVVSAHRTPDEMFQYAEKAESRGIKIIIAGAGGSAHLPGMVASKTKVPVLGVPVTSRAMNGLDSLLSIVQMPKGIPVATFAVGEAGASNAALFAVALLAMQDDGLSDKLNLFRKRQRAKVKAMKLPAKSLK from the coding sequence ATGAGCAAACCTCGTAAAAGTATTAAGCCAATCGTAGGAATAATTATGGGTAGTGCAAGCGATTGGACCGTTATGAAACATGCGTCTGAGATTCTAGAGGCTTTTGACGTGAGTCATGAAACGCGTGTGGTATCGGCGCATAGGACGCCAGATGAGATGTTTCAATACGCAGAAAAAGCAGAAAGTCGTGGGATTAAAATTATTATTGCTGGCGCTGGTGGCTCTGCGCATCTACCTGGGATGGTGGCATCGAAAACTAAAGTGCCTGTGTTGGGGGTTCCTGTGACATCTAGAGCTATGAATGGTCTTGATTCCCTTCTTTCAATAGTTCAAATGCCTAAAGGGATACCGGTAGCGACTTTTGCGGTGGGCGAAGCCGGCGCGTCTAATGCGGCTCTTTTTGCGGTTGCCTTGCTGGCCATGCAAGATGATGGTTTGAGCGACAAGCTTAATTTATTTCGTAAGCGGCAGCGGGCAAAAGTGAAGGCAATGAAGTTGCCCGCGAAATCTTTAAAGTAA
- a CDS encoding 5-(carboxyamino)imidazole ribonucleotide synthase has product MVQPGSWLGILGGGQLGRMFTMAAQTMGYRVAVLDPDKSSPGGRVAEKHIQANYDDLDALSELAQISLAVTTEFENVPADSLRFLDTLVSVSPNAKAVEIAQDRIREKTFLHNHGFQVAPHAVITSKDDLNDFPQNLSFPGILKVSRFGYDGKGQLLVNNLSELRGGFEKLGGVPCVFEQFLPLQSEVSVIVARDLTGNTAIFPVAENQHRDGILDVTIAPARAAEQIVSMAEQLAISLAEALQYNGILCVEFFILHDGDLVINEIAPRPHNSGHYTMDACSISQFEQQVRVTSGLPLVRPRQYSPAVMVNLLGDLWQNGEPNWHRVLQDYRVKLHLYGKDEPRPGRKMGHLTIVDSELDHALLLAQDIRQILQQE; this is encoded by the coding sequence ATGGTTCAGCCAGGATCTTGGTTAGGAATCCTCGGAGGAGGACAGCTTGGCAGAATGTTCACAATGGCAGCTCAAACTATGGGTTACCGAGTGGCCGTATTAGATCCAGATAAGTCTAGCCCAGGAGGCCGGGTTGCAGAAAAGCACATACAAGCGAATTATGATGACTTAGATGCGCTAAGTGAATTGGCCCAGATTTCTTTAGCTGTGACTACGGAGTTTGAAAATGTCCCAGCTGACAGCCTTCGGTTTCTTGATACATTGGTTTCAGTAAGTCCTAATGCGAAAGCTGTGGAGATTGCGCAGGATCGTATTCGGGAGAAAACCTTTCTCCATAATCATGGTTTTCAAGTGGCACCGCATGCTGTAATTACCAGTAAAGATGACCTCAACGATTTCCCTCAAAACTTAAGCTTTCCAGGAATTCTGAAAGTTAGTCGTTTCGGTTATGATGGCAAAGGGCAGTTGCTTGTTAACAATTTATCCGAGCTCCGAGGTGGGTTTGAAAAACTCGGCGGCGTGCCTTGTGTATTTGAACAATTTTTACCGCTCCAGTCCGAGGTGTCGGTCATTGTTGCTCGTGATCTAACAGGCAATACGGCCATTTTTCCCGTTGCAGAAAACCAGCACCGCGATGGCATATTAGATGTAACGATTGCTCCTGCACGAGCTGCCGAACAGATTGTTTCCATGGCAGAACAGTTAGCCATATCGCTAGCCGAAGCACTTCAATATAACGGGATTCTGTGTGTAGAATTTTTTATTTTGCATGATGGTGACTTAGTTATAAATGAAATTGCGCCGCGACCACATAACAGTGGACACTATACGATGGACGCTTGTAGTATTTCCCAGTTTGAACAACAAGTTCGTGTAACGAGCGGATTGCCTTTAGTGAGGCCTAGGCAATATTCTCCAGCCGTAATGGTTAATCTACTAGGAGATTTGTGGCAAAACGGTGAGCCTAATTGGCATCGTGTTTTGCAAGATTATCGCGTTAAGCTTCATCTGTATGGTAAAGACGAACCCAGGCCAGGTCGCAAAATGGGACATTTAACTATCGTTGATTCGGAGCTTGATCACGCGTTGTTACTGGCTCAGGATATTAGGCAAATATTGCAGCAGGAGTGA
- a CDS encoding phosphoribosylaminoimidazolesuccinocarboxamide synthase, whose translation MVNNKNTVFETQINSLEFLYRGKVRDIYKIDKERLLVVQTDRLSAFDVVLPDPIPGKGRLLTDLSVFWFKKLSHLISNHWLDQSPREFLTDGEFEQVEGRAMVVRWLTPLPVEAIVRGYLAGSGWKEYRKTGSICGIVLPPNLKEAQQLPQTIFTPSTKADLGDHDENISFELVEKKVGQDYAYRIREASCMLYEEAGTYALERGIIIADTKFEFGTDSTGELYLIDEALTSDSSRFWPQDQYVVGSSPPSFDKQFVRDWLESIGWDKKSPAPRLPDDITQRTSDKYKEAVMLLTQ comes from the coding sequence ATGGTGAATAATAAAAACACGGTTTTTGAGACACAAATTAATTCGTTAGAATTTCTCTATCGAGGTAAAGTTCGAGACATCTATAAAATTGATAAAGAGCGCCTTTTGGTTGTTCAAACAGATCGACTTTCGGCGTTTGATGTGGTGTTGCCCGATCCGATTCCTGGTAAGGGTCGTTTGCTAACTGACTTATCTGTGTTTTGGTTTAAAAAACTATCGCACCTTATTTCTAATCATTGGTTAGACCAGTCGCCCCGAGAGTTTTTAACTGATGGTGAGTTTGAACAAGTTGAGGGTCGCGCGATGGTCGTGCGCTGGCTGACGCCTCTTCCAGTAGAGGCAATTGTTCGGGGTTATTTGGCGGGATCGGGGTGGAAGGAATATCGAAAAACGGGGAGCATATGCGGCATTGTCTTGCCTCCTAATCTTAAAGAGGCGCAGCAATTACCACAGACTATTTTTACGCCATCGACGAAGGCTGACCTTGGAGATCATGACGAAAATATTTCGTTTGAATTGGTCGAAAAAAAAGTAGGACAAGACTACGCGTATAGAATTCGCGAGGCGTCTTGTATGCTCTACGAAGAGGCGGGTACTTACGCTCTTGAGAGAGGAATCATTATTGCAGATACGAAATTTGAATTTGGAACTGATTCGACCGGAGAGCTTTATCTTATTGATGAGGCGCTGACTTCAGACTCCTCGAGATTTTGGCCGCAGGACCAATACGTTGTGGGATCGAGCCCTCCATCTTTTGATAAGCAATTTGTTCGCGATTGGCTTGAATCTATTGGTTGGGACAAAAAGTCGCCGGCGCCTCGTTTGCCAGACGATATCACTCAAAGAACATCTGATAAATACAAAGAAGCGGTAATGTTGCTGACGCAATGA
- a CDS encoding L-threonylcarbamoyladenylate synthase, which translates to MSKRVTTSIKEAVRLLKDGQLVAFPTETVYGLGADALNPLAVKRVYEAKSRPFDHPLIIHIGFESLLDEFAINIPSAARELAARFWPGPLTLVLDASDKVPRIVTGGQDTVAIRFPSHPVAIELLNEFGGGIVGPSANKFGRLSPTRAEDVARVFGSEVSLILDGGPCAVGIESTIIGFDGESPVMLRPGMIDRDNVSKQTSENVLSAGFKLPRVPGALPSHYAPRTKLRLLATGEIRQYVEQKAAAHRLALLTFQKYFVAGPNITTIIASQEPNDYAKNLYLRLRELDSFGAELIIVEAVPEMSSWDGIRDRLTRAAHLA; encoded by the coding sequence TTGAGTAAAAGGGTCACCACGAGCATCAAGGAGGCAGTGCGTTTACTAAAGGACGGTCAATTGGTGGCCTTTCCAACGGAGACTGTATATGGCTTAGGTGCTGACGCGTTAAACCCTTTAGCAGTCAAACGTGTTTATGAGGCGAAGTCCCGACCGTTTGACCACCCCTTGATCATTCATATTGGTTTTGAGAGCCTTTTGGATGAATTCGCTATAAATATCCCCAGCGCAGCTCGAGAACTCGCCGCCCGTTTTTGGCCTGGACCACTAACCCTTGTTTTGGATGCTTCCGATAAAGTCCCCCGTATTGTTACGGGTGGTCAGGATACGGTCGCAATTAGGTTCCCAAGCCATCCTGTCGCCATCGAGTTGTTAAACGAATTTGGAGGTGGGATTGTTGGTCCCTCAGCGAATAAATTTGGTCGGCTATCCCCAACTAGAGCCGAAGATGTTGCTCGAGTTTTTGGGTCCGAGGTTAGCCTGATTCTTGACGGAGGGCCATGTGCCGTAGGCATAGAATCGACCATTATTGGGTTCGACGGAGAGTCACCCGTCATGTTACGACCCGGGATGATTGATAGAGATAATGTCTCGAAACAGACTTCGGAGAATGTTTTGAGTGCTGGATTTAAGTTGCCCAGAGTGCCTGGAGCTTTGCCGTCGCACTATGCACCGAGAACTAAATTAAGGCTTCTTGCGACAGGGGAAATTAGGCAATACGTAGAACAAAAAGCAGCAGCACATAGACTGGCCCTGCTAACCTTTCAAAAATATTTTGTGGCGGGCCCTAATATAACGACAATAATTGCGTCGCAAGAACCTAACGATTACGCTAAAAACTTATATCTGCGATTAAGAGAGTTGGATAGCTTTGGCGCTGAGTTAATTATTGTTGAGGCAGTTCCAGAGATGAGCTCTTGGGACGGAATTCGAGACCGTCTTACTCGTGCGGCTCATTTGGCCTAG
- a CDS encoding aminotransferase class V-fold PLP-dependent enzyme: MPTHRSGRHFLHIPGPTNIPDRVLAAVSRPTIDHRSEEFGELGLEVLSNLQRVFKTNQPVFMFPASGTGAWEAGLTNVLNTGDSILIYETGYFAAQWKRLATKLGFDVKVIESDWRSSVDPSRIYDYLKNDINQSIKGVCVVHNETSTGVTSDIMAVRNAIDDAKHQALLFVDTISSLASIDYQHDAWRVDVAIGGSQKGLMLPPGLSFNAVSTRALTLHTTSQYNRGYWDWGDMLPHNEKGFFPYTPATNLIFGLQESLKIILDEVGLDNVFGRHARHAAATREAVTHWGLETMCRDPAAFSNTLTAVMTPTGISANQLRQKILDKFDMSLGAGLGKFNDQVFRIGHLGDLNDLSLAGTLSGVEMGLALCAIPFNTGGVSRALDYLMRSN, from the coding sequence ATGCCCACTCATCGTTCCGGTAGACACTTTCTACACATCCCTGGTCCAACCAACATTCCTGACAGAGTACTCGCTGCAGTCTCTAGGCCAACGATTGATCATCGAAGTGAGGAATTTGGTGAGCTAGGACTAGAAGTTTTATCTAATCTCCAACGCGTATTCAAAACAAATCAACCAGTATTTATGTTTCCCGCTTCTGGCACCGGGGCCTGGGAGGCGGGCCTAACCAATGTGCTGAATACTGGGGACTCCATCCTCATATACGAAACCGGATACTTTGCCGCTCAATGGAAACGCCTCGCGACTAAACTGGGGTTTGATGTAAAAGTCATTGAATCTGATTGGCGTAGTTCAGTTGACCCTTCTCGCATCTACGACTACCTTAAAAATGATATAAATCAGAGTATTAAGGGCGTTTGTGTCGTTCATAATGAAACGTCGACTGGGGTAACCTCCGACATAATGGCAGTAAGAAATGCCATCGACGACGCCAAACATCAAGCGCTTTTATTCGTTGACACTATTTCCTCCCTAGCATCTATCGACTATCAACATGATGCATGGCGCGTTGATGTGGCTATTGGTGGCTCACAGAAGGGATTGATGCTGCCCCCAGGACTGTCTTTTAATGCTGTTAGCACTCGCGCACTAACGCTTCATACTACGTCTCAATACAACCGTGGTTATTGGGACTGGGGTGACATGTTGCCTCATAACGAGAAGGGTTTTTTTCCTTATACACCAGCAACAAATTTAATTTTTGGACTACAAGAGTCTCTTAAAATCATATTGGATGAAGTAGGTCTCGACAATGTTTTCGGTAGGCACGCTCGTCATGCGGCGGCAACAAGAGAAGCCGTTACACACTGGGGACTTGAAACAATGTGTCGTGATCCAGCGGCTTTCAGTAATACACTTACCGCCGTGATGACACCAACCGGAATCAGCGCGAACCAACTTAGACAAAAAATCCTTGATAAATTTGATATGTCTCTCGGTGCTGGCCTCGGTAAATTTAATGATCAAGTCTTTCGAATTGGTCACTTAGGGGACCTTAACGATTTATCGTTAGCCGGCACTTTGTCTGGCGTTGAAATGGGGTTAGCGCTCTGTGCTATCCCTTTCAACACAGGGGGGGTTTCCAGAGCTCTCGATTATCTGATGCGCTCTAACTAG
- the araD gene encoding L-arabinonate dehydratase has product MRNKKIKESSELRSHRWFGPQSLRAFGHRSRTLQMGFSRKDYEGKPVIGILNTWSELSHCHSHFRERAQDVKRGVWQAGGFPVEIPVMSLAEVYQKPTTMMYRNLLSMEVEEILRSYPIDGCVLMGGCDKTPPGLLMGALSMGLPCIFVPAGPMLRGNWHGKTLGSGSDVWKYWDELRVGNISEDDWRDIEEGIARSAGTCMTMGTASTMTSIVETLGFSLPNASTIPAPDSNHPRMASESGRRVVDMVWEDLTPRDILTWPSIENAVRVLMALGGSTNALIHLIAIAKRAGFNIPLELFEQLGKTTPYLVNMRPSGEYLMEDFHYAGGLAALLQEMRPLLHCDALTCTGKSLGENIERFKIFNHEVIKPLKQPILAEGGLIILKGNLAPDGAVIKTSAATPALLNHRGKAIVFDDYNDMERQLDDPNLDVDESSILVLRNSGPQGGPGMPEWGMLPIPKKLIQKGVKDMVRISDARMSGTSYGTCVLHVSPESWIGGPLALIKTGDVIELSVANRKINVLISDAEMEARRQTWSPKMRKFRRGYGQLFSQHVQQAHEGCDFDFLSGEATTDDPEIH; this is encoded by the coding sequence ATGCGGAACAAAAAAATAAAAGAAAGCTCTGAACTACGCTCTCATCGATGGTTCGGTCCGCAAAGCCTGCGAGCTTTTGGGCATCGATCCCGGACCCTACAAATGGGTTTCAGTCGGAAAGACTACGAAGGTAAACCCGTAATTGGGATCCTAAATACTTGGAGTGAGCTCAGTCATTGTCATTCCCATTTTAGAGAGAGAGCCCAAGACGTAAAGCGAGGGGTTTGGCAAGCAGGGGGCTTCCCCGTTGAGATTCCAGTGATGTCCCTAGCTGAAGTTTATCAAAAACCAACAACTATGATGTATCGCAACTTGCTTTCTATGGAAGTTGAAGAAATCTTACGATCCTACCCAATTGATGGGTGTGTTCTGATGGGGGGCTGCGACAAAACTCCACCAGGCTTGCTGATGGGGGCCTTAAGCATGGGGCTGCCTTGCATTTTTGTGCCTGCAGGTCCCATGCTTCGAGGAAACTGGCACGGTAAAACGCTTGGGTCTGGGTCTGATGTCTGGAAGTACTGGGACGAACTGAGAGTTGGGAATATCAGTGAAGACGATTGGCGAGACATCGAGGAGGGTATCGCCCGATCGGCCGGCACATGCATGACCATGGGAACCGCATCGACTATGACCAGTATCGTGGAAACATTAGGATTTTCGCTACCTAATGCGTCCACAATACCAGCACCAGATTCGAATCATCCAAGAATGGCGTCCGAGTCAGGCCGGCGTGTCGTAGATATGGTTTGGGAGGATCTCACTCCTCGAGATATTTTGACATGGCCGTCAATTGAAAATGCTGTGCGCGTGTTAATGGCTCTCGGCGGCTCTACCAATGCGCTTATTCACTTAATTGCAATAGCTAAACGAGCCGGGTTCAACATACCACTCGAGCTATTTGAACAGCTTGGGAAAACCACCCCTTATTTAGTTAATATGCGGCCATCAGGTGAATACCTCATGGAAGACTTTCACTACGCAGGTGGCCTGGCTGCTCTACTGCAAGAAATGCGACCGTTACTACATTGCGACGCATTAACTTGCACTGGAAAATCCTTAGGAGAAAATATTGAACGCTTTAAGATATTCAATCATGAGGTTATTAAACCCCTAAAGCAGCCGATACTTGCGGAAGGTGGTTTAATTATTTTAAAAGGCAATCTTGCTCCAGATGGGGCTGTCATCAAAACCTCCGCCGCAACTCCAGCGTTACTCAATCATCGTGGCAAAGCAATAGTTTTCGACGACTACAATGACATGGAACGGCAATTAGATGATCCCAATCTAGATGTAGATGAAAGTTCGATTCTTGTTCTCCGAAATTCTGGACCTCAAGGGGGCCCCGGTATGCCGGAATGGGGCATGTTGCCGATCCCCAAAAAACTTATTCAAAAGGGCGTCAAGGATATGGTTCGAATATCCGATGCTCGGATGAGCGGCACGAGCTACGGTACATGTGTCCTACACGTATCCCCCGAATCTTGGATCGGCGGGCCGCTCGCACTCATCAAAACGGGCGATGTAATAGAACTAAGTGTTGCAAACCGCAAAATCAATGTTTTAATATCAGACGCAGAAATGGAAGCCCGACGACAAACATGGTCTCCTAAAATGAGAAAATTTCGGCGGGGGTACGGTCAATTATTTTCGCAACATGTCCAGCAGGCGCACGAGGGTTGCGATTTCGACTTCTTAAGTGGTGAGGCCACTACCGATGATCCTGAAATACACTAG